One part of the Sphingobium yanoikuyae genome encodes these proteins:
- a CDS encoding MFS transporter: MATLPYADYLDDRSITRPEPARVGEGEPSRLRLTGFASIAVPIAGAGLPLALFVPQLYATQFGLSLATIGFIFLLGRIWDVSADPLVGALSDRTRSRFGRRRPWIAAGGLLFGLSSALLFFPPAALVTPAYLGAALFFFYLGWSMIEIPASAWAGELSRHYHGRTRVVSYQALLRAIGLLAVLVLPTILDQVEPGNGTLKLQLVGGFIIATLIPSLVLTLFSVPEPPVPATPPVRQSFWRATSVIFSDRLLLRVLASDAVVTAGQSIRASLIVFFAVWYMGLPAWASGLYLLQFIFGVAAAPIWLRIGTRIGKRQAAISGEIAQAAINIGLLFVFPGGLPLLLALTIAQGLTQGSGNLMLRAMVADVADAHRLRTGHDRTGLFFSVFALSAKLGPAIGIGIALPLIAWLGFAAGPHNDPTALEGLKTVFALGPALAHIIATLIIWRFPLDEAAHAEIRRALDQRDAIPA, encoded by the coding sequence GTGGCTACCCTTCCCTACGCAGACTATCTGGATGACCGGAGCATCACCCGGCCGGAACCCGCCCGCGTCGGGGAGGGCGAGCCCTCGCGCCTGCGCCTCACCGGCTTCGCCTCGATCGCGGTGCCGATCGCCGGCGCCGGCCTGCCGCTCGCCCTGTTCGTGCCCCAGCTCTACGCCACCCAGTTCGGCCTCTCGCTCGCGACCATCGGCTTCATCTTCCTGCTGGGCCGCATCTGGGATGTCAGCGCCGATCCGCTGGTTGGCGCACTCAGCGACCGCACCCGCAGCCGCTTCGGCCGGCGCCGCCCGTGGATCGCAGCCGGCGGCCTGCTGTTCGGCCTGTCCTCCGCCCTGCTCTTCTTCCCGCCCGCCGCGCTGGTGACGCCCGCCTATCTCGGCGCCGCCCTCTTCTTCTTCTATCTCGGCTGGTCGATGATCGAGATCCCGGCCTCCGCCTGGGCCGGCGAGCTGTCACGCCATTATCATGGCCGCACCCGCGTCGTCAGCTATCAGGCGCTGCTGCGCGCCATCGGCCTGCTCGCCGTGCTGGTGCTGCCGACCATCCTCGACCAGGTCGAACCGGGCAATGGCACGCTTAAGCTGCAATTGGTCGGCGGCTTCATCATCGCCACCCTGATCCCCAGCCTCGTCCTCACCCTCTTTTCCGTGCCCGAACCGCCGGTGCCCGCCACCCCGCCGGTCCGCCAGAGCTTCTGGCGCGCCACCAGCGTCATCTTCTCCGACCGGCTGCTGCTGCGCGTCCTCGCCTCCGACGCGGTGGTCACCGCCGGCCAGTCGATCCGCGCCAGCCTGATCGTCTTCTTCGCGGTCTGGTATATGGGCCTGCCCGCCTGGGCGAGCGGCCTCTATCTGCTCCAGTTCATCTTCGGCGTCGCCGCCGCACCAATCTGGCTGCGCATCGGCACCCGCATCGGCAAGCGCCAGGCCGCGATCAGCGGCGAAATCGCCCAGGCGGCGATCAATATCGGCCTGCTCTTCGTCTTCCCCGGCGGCCTGCCGCTGCTGCTCGCCCTCACCATCGCCCAGGGGCTGACCCAGGGCTCGGGCAACCTGATGCTGCGCGCCATGGTCGCCGATGTGGCCGACGCCCACCGGCTGCGCACCGGCCATGACCGCACCGGCCTCTTCTTCTCGGTCTTTGCCCTCTCGGCCAAGCTCGGCCCGGCGATCGGCATCGGCATCGCCCTGCCGCTCATCGCCTGGCTCGGCTTTGCCGCCGGCCCGCACAACGATCCCACCGCGCTCGAAGGATTGAAGACCGTCTTCGCCCTCGGCCCGGCCCTGGCCCACATCATCGCCACCCTCATCATCTGGCGCTTCCCGCTCGACGAAGCCGCCCATGCCGAAATCCGCCGCGCCCTCGATCAGCGCGACGCGATCCCCGCCTGA
- a CDS encoding TonB-dependent receptor, with translation MSQVFAPSRPRHGLSLRRLLLAGVAIGLLPGAAHAADEPAAAAPAPAPEAAVDEGDYGAPILVTARRRAEKAQDVPVALSVVGGDLVEQRGDYTLAAVQQVAPSLQLFSFNPRNTNINIRGLGSNVALTNDGLENGVGVYIDDVYYGRVGASQFDLVDLERIEVLRGPQGTLFGKNTTAGAINITTRQPSFDFGGQVEATLGDYGFHQVRGSVTGGLTDWAAVRVSIADTHRDGFLTNVHNGKKIHDYDNFTARGQLLLTQGEGFSLRLIGDYAKQTLNCCVRLPSTVFTTYDDGNTIANNFAIRAARAGYTPLATDPFARKVDVDGQFQANMNQWGISGKADWDVGPVTLSSITAYRAWNWYPRNDSDATSLSVNTLNHQENNQRQFSQEFRVASNGDTRLSYVLGAYYFWQIINGSGAAGYGVDAPLWLFPNADPVVSNAAVNGFVARSSSNPETKSAALFGQASYAIIPDSLSLTLGLRYTHEKKQGSYSQWWAEGNDLSSLTAAQRTAAIALRNSLNPVTSYSTGFTDNSLSGLATLSYKVTPDMLIYATYSRGNKSGGLNLTNIPAGVSPDVGGEKVDNYEAGVKSQFWGGKATLNAAAFWTNIFDYQTAITEQIVGTNSTRNYITNIPEARARGFELDGALALSRYVNLNASLAYTDAYYVDFKNGPTPVEALNPTTGGSAVTDLSGKPLSGVPEWSWSAGGDFAIPLGTTKWGDAQFYGRADYSWRSSYYTAVSDSRYSLVPSYGVANARIGVRLDDGLIDLSLWAKNLFDKDYVDTLSVANTGLVTATVGDPRTIGVTLRSKF, from the coding sequence ATGTCCCAAGTCTTCGCGCCCAGCCGACCCCGGCACGGCCTGTCCCTCCGTCGCCTGCTGCTCGCCGGCGTCGCTATCGGCCTGTTGCCGGGCGCCGCTCATGCCGCCGACGAACCCGCCGCCGCGGCGCCTGCCCCCGCGCCCGAAGCCGCCGTCGATGAAGGCGATTATGGCGCCCCCATCCTGGTCACCGCCCGCCGCCGCGCCGAAAAGGCGCAGGACGTGCCGGTCGCCCTCTCGGTCGTCGGCGGCGATCTGGTCGAACAGCGCGGCGACTATACGCTCGCCGCCGTGCAGCAGGTCGCGCCCAGCCTCCAGCTGTTCAGCTTCAACCCCCGCAACACCAACATCAATATTCGCGGCCTCGGCTCCAACGTCGCGCTGACCAATGACGGCCTCGAAAATGGCGTCGGCGTCTATATCGACGATGTCTATTATGGCCGGGTCGGCGCCAGCCAGTTCGATCTGGTCGATCTCGAACGGATCGAGGTGCTGCGCGGGCCACAGGGCACGCTGTTCGGCAAGAACACCACCGCCGGCGCCATCAACATCACCACCCGCCAGCCGAGCTTCGATTTCGGCGGCCAGGTGGAAGCGACGCTGGGCGACTATGGTTTCCATCAGGTGCGCGGCTCGGTCACCGGAGGCCTCACCGACTGGGCAGCGGTGCGCGTCAGCATTGCCGACACCCATCGCGATGGCTTCCTGACCAATGTCCATAACGGCAAGAAAATTCACGATTACGACAATTTCACCGCGCGCGGCCAGCTGCTGCTGACCCAGGGTGAGGGCTTCAGCCTGCGCCTGATCGGTGACTATGCCAAGCAGACGCTCAACTGCTGCGTCCGCCTGCCCAGCACCGTCTTCACCACCTATGATGACGGCAACACGATCGCGAACAATTTCGCGATCCGCGCCGCCCGCGCCGGCTACACGCCGCTCGCCACCGATCCCTTCGCCCGCAAGGTCGATGTCGACGGCCAGTTCCAGGCGAACATGAATCAGTGGGGCATTTCGGGCAAGGCCGACTGGGATGTCGGCCCGGTCACGCTCAGCTCCATCACCGCCTATCGCGCCTGGAACTGGTATCCCCGCAACGACAGCGACGCCACCTCGCTCTCGGTCAACACGCTCAACCACCAGGAAAATAACCAGCGCCAGTTCAGCCAGGAATTTCGCGTCGCCTCCAATGGCGACACCCGCCTCTCCTATGTGCTGGGCGCCTATTATTTCTGGCAGATCATCAACGGCTCGGGCGCCGCCGGCTATGGCGTAGACGCGCCGCTCTGGCTCTTCCCCAATGCCGATCCGGTGGTCAGCAATGCGGCGGTCAACGGCTTCGTCGCCCGCTCCAGCTCCAATCCGGAAACCAAGAGCGCCGCGCTGTTCGGCCAGGCCAGCTACGCCATCATCCCCGACAGCCTCTCGCTGACGCTCGGCCTGCGCTACACGCATGAAAAGAAGCAGGGCAGCTACAGCCAGTGGTGGGCGGAGGGGAATGATCTTTCCAGCCTGACCGCGGCCCAGCGCACCGCCGCGATCGCGCTGCGCAACAGCCTCAACCCCGTCACCAGCTACTCGACCGGCTTCACCGACAACAGCCTCTCGGGCCTGGCCACCCTGTCCTACAAGGTGACGCCGGATATGCTGATCTATGCCACCTATTCGCGCGGCAACAAGTCGGGCGGCCTCAACCTCACCAACATCCCGGCCGGGGTCAGCCCCGATGTCGGCGGCGAGAAGGTCGACAATTACGAAGCCGGCGTGAAGAGCCAGTTCTGGGGCGGCAAGGCAACGCTCAACGCCGCCGCCTTCTGGACCAATATCTTCGACTATCAGACCGCGATCACCGAACAGATTGTCGGCACCAACAGCACCCGCAATTATATCACCAACATTCCCGAGGCGCGCGCGCGCGGCTTCGAACTGGACGGTGCGCTGGCGCTCAGCCGCTATGTCAACCTCAACGCCTCGCTCGCTTATACCGACGCCTATTATGTCGACTTCAAGAACGGCCCCACCCCGGTCGAGGCACTGAACCCGACCACCGGCGGCTCGGCCGTGACCGACCTGAGCGGCAAGCCGCTGTCGGGCGTCCCCGAATGGTCGTGGAGCGCGGGCGGCGACTTCGCCATTCCGCTCGGCACCACCAAATGGGGCGACGCGCAATTCTATGGCCGCGCCGACTATAGCTGGCGCTCCTCATACTACACCGCCGTGTCGGACAGCCGCTACTCGCTGGTGCCCAGCTACGGCGTCGCCAATGCGCGCATCGGCGTGCGGCTGGACGATGGCCTGATCGACCTGTCGCTCTGGGCCAAGAACCTGTTCGACAAGGATTATGTCGACACGCTCTCGGTCGCGAACACCGGCCTCGTCACCGCCACCGTCGGCGATCCCCGCACCATCGGCGTCACCCTGCGCAGCAAATTCTGA